In Scleropages formosus chromosome 18, fSclFor1.1, whole genome shotgun sequence, one DNA window encodes the following:
- the celf3a gene encoding CUGBP Elav-like family member 3 isoform X1, whose protein sequence is MKEPDAIKLFIGQIPRNLEEKDLKPIFEQFGKIYELTVIKDKYTGMHKGCAFLTYCARESALKAQSALHEQKTLPGMNRPIQVKPADSEGRGEDRKLFVGMLGKQQSDEDVRKMFEPFGSIEECTVLRGPDGTSKGCAFVKFQGHAEAQAAINTLHGSRTLPGASSSLVVKFADTEKERGLRRMQQVASQLGIFSPMTLNFGAYNAYTQALVQQQALVAQSAYLSPVATVAAVQMQQMAALNANGIIATPITPITPSSGTNTPPTIAATPVPALPPPIGVNGYSPVPAPANGQPASETLYTNGVHPYQAAQSPAAALDPLQQAYAGMQHYTAAYPAAYGLVGQPFPQQPTLVAQQHQQPQQQQQREGPEGCNIFIYHLPQEFTDSEMLQMFLPFGNVISAKVFVDRATNQSKCFGFVSFDNPASAQTAIQAMNGFQIGMKRLKVQLKRPKDANRPY, encoded by the exons ATGAAGGAGCCCGACGCGATTAAACTCTTCATCGGACAGATTCCTCGGAACCTCGAGGAGAAAGACCTGAAGCCCATTTTCGAGCAGTTCGGCAAGATCTATGAGCTGACGGTGATAAAGGACAAGTACACGGGGATGCACAAAG GATGTGCCTTCCTGACATACTGTGCAAGGGAGTCAGCCCTGAAAGCCCAGAGTGCCCTCCATGAGCAGAAGACCCTCCCTGGG atgaaccgACCTATCCAAGTGAAGCCTGCCGACAGTGAAGGCAGAGGAG AAGACAGGAAGCTGTTTgtgggcatgctgggaaagcagCAGTCGGATGAGGACGTGCGCAAGATGTTCGAGCCCTTCGGGAGCATCGAGGAATGCACGGTGCTCAGGGGGCCCGACGGAACGAGCAAAG GCTGCGCGTTCGTGAAGTTCCAGGGCCACGCCGAGGCCCAGGCCGCCATCAACACTCTGCACGGCAGCCGCACTCTGCCG GGCGCCTCCTCCAGCTTGGTGGTGAAGTTCGCCGACACGGAGAAGGAGCGAGGCCTCCGGCGCATGCAGCAGGTGGCCTCTCAGCTGGGAATCTTCAGCCCCATGACCCTGAACTTTGGAGCTTACAACGCCTACACACAGGCT CTGGTCCAGCAGCAGGCCCTGGTTGCGCAGTCGGCGTATTTGTCTCCTGTGGCAACCGTTGCCGCGGTGCAGATGCAGCAGATGGCTGCTCTCAATGCCAACGGCATCATCGCCACACCCATTACGCCCATCACTCCCTCTTCGG GTACAAATACACCTCCTACCATCGCAGCGACACCGGTGCCGGCTCTTCCTCCACCCATCGGAGTCAATGGCTACAGCCCAGTTCCCGCTCCAGCCAACGGGCAGCCGGCATCTGAAACCCTGTACACCAATGGCGTTCATCCTTACCAAG CAGCCCAGAGTCCGGCCGCAGCCTTGGATCCTCTTCAACAAGCGTACGCAGGAATGCAGCACTACACAG CGGCCTATCCTGCTGCCTATGGACTGGTTGGCCAACCATTCCCACAGCAACCAACCCTGGTTGCCCAGCAGCACCAACAGcctcagcaacagcagcagcgagAAG GTCCGGAGGGATGTAACATCTTCATTTACCACCTGCCTCAGGAGTTCACAGACTCCGAAATGCTACAGATGTTCCTACCCTTTGGGAATGTCATCTCTGCCAAGGTCTTCGTTGACCGTGCCACCAACCAGAGCAAGTGCTTTG GCTTTGTGAGCTTTGACAACCCGGCTAGTGCTCAGACAGCCATTCAGGCCATGAATGGCTTCCAGATTGGCATGAAGAGGCTGAAGGTGCAGCTCAAGAGACCCAAGGATGCCAACCGGCCTTACTGA
- the celf3a gene encoding CUGBP Elav-like family member 3 isoform X3 produces the protein MKEPDAIKLFIGQIPRNLEEKDLKPIFEQFGKIYELTVIKDKYTGMHKGCAFLTYCARESALKAQSALHEQKTLPGMNRPIQVKPADSEGRGDRKLFVGMLGKQQSDEDVRKMFEPFGSIEECTVLRGPDGTSKGCAFVKFQGHAEAQAAINTLHGSRTLPGASSSLVVKFADTEKERGLRRMQQVASQLGIFSPMTLNFGAYNAYTQALVQQQALVAQSAYLSPVATVAAVQMQQMAALNANGIIATPITPITPSSGTNTPPTIAATPVPALPPPIGVNGYSPVPAPANGQPASETLYTNGVHPYQAQSPAAALDPLQQAYAGMQHYTAAYPAAYGLVGQPFPQQPTLVAQQHQQPQQQQQREGPEGCNIFIYHLPQEFTDSEMLQMFLPFGNVISAKVFVDRATNQSKCFGFVSFDNPASAQTAIQAMNGFQIGMKRLKVQLKRPKDANRPY, from the exons ATGAAGGAGCCCGACGCGATTAAACTCTTCATCGGACAGATTCCTCGGAACCTCGAGGAGAAAGACCTGAAGCCCATTTTCGAGCAGTTCGGCAAGATCTATGAGCTGACGGTGATAAAGGACAAGTACACGGGGATGCACAAAG GATGTGCCTTCCTGACATACTGTGCAAGGGAGTCAGCCCTGAAAGCCCAGAGTGCCCTCCATGAGCAGAAGACCCTCCCTGGG atgaaccgACCTATCCAAGTGAAGCCTGCCGACAGTGAAGGCAGAGGAG ACAGGAAGCTGTTTgtgggcatgctgggaaagcagCAGTCGGATGAGGACGTGCGCAAGATGTTCGAGCCCTTCGGGAGCATCGAGGAATGCACGGTGCTCAGGGGGCCCGACGGAACGAGCAAAG GCTGCGCGTTCGTGAAGTTCCAGGGCCACGCCGAGGCCCAGGCCGCCATCAACACTCTGCACGGCAGCCGCACTCTGCCG GGCGCCTCCTCCAGCTTGGTGGTGAAGTTCGCCGACACGGAGAAGGAGCGAGGCCTCCGGCGCATGCAGCAGGTGGCCTCTCAGCTGGGAATCTTCAGCCCCATGACCCTGAACTTTGGAGCTTACAACGCCTACACACAGGCT CTGGTCCAGCAGCAGGCCCTGGTTGCGCAGTCGGCGTATTTGTCTCCTGTGGCAACCGTTGCCGCGGTGCAGATGCAGCAGATGGCTGCTCTCAATGCCAACGGCATCATCGCCACACCCATTACGCCCATCACTCCCTCTTCGG GTACAAATACACCTCCTACCATCGCAGCGACACCGGTGCCGGCTCTTCCTCCACCCATCGGAGTCAATGGCTACAGCCCAGTTCCCGCTCCAGCCAACGGGCAGCCGGCATCTGAAACCCTGTACACCAATGGCGTTCATCCTTACCAAG CCCAGAGTCCGGCCGCAGCCTTGGATCCTCTTCAACAAGCGTACGCAGGAATGCAGCACTACACAG CGGCCTATCCTGCTGCCTATGGACTGGTTGGCCAACCATTCCCACAGCAACCAACCCTGGTTGCCCAGCAGCACCAACAGcctcagcaacagcagcagcgagAAG GTCCGGAGGGATGTAACATCTTCATTTACCACCTGCCTCAGGAGTTCACAGACTCCGAAATGCTACAGATGTTCCTACCCTTTGGGAATGTCATCTCTGCCAAGGTCTTCGTTGACCGTGCCACCAACCAGAGCAAGTGCTTTG GCTTTGTGAGCTTTGACAACCCGGCTAGTGCTCAGACAGCCATTCAGGCCATGAATGGCTTCCAGATTGGCATGAAGAGGCTGAAGGTGCAGCTCAAGAGACCCAAGGATGCCAACCGGCCTTACTGA
- the celf3a gene encoding CUGBP Elav-like family member 3 isoform X2, protein MKEPDAIKLFIGQIPRNLEEKDLKPIFEQFGKIYELTVIKDKYTGMHKGCAFLTYCARESALKAQSALHEQKTLPGMNRPIQVKPADSEGRGEDRKLFVGMLGKQQSDEDVRKMFEPFGSIEECTVLRGPDGTSKGCAFVKFQGHAEAQAAINTLHGSRTLPGASSSLVVKFADTEKERGLRRMQQVASQLGIFSPMTLNFGAYNAYTQALVQQQALVAQSAYLSPVATVAAVQMQQMAALNANGIIATPITPITPSSGTNTPPTIAATPVPALPPPIGVNGYSPVPAPANGQPASETLYTNGVHPYQAQSPAAALDPLQQAYAGMQHYTAAYPAAYGLVGQPFPQQPTLVAQQHQQPQQQQQREGPEGCNIFIYHLPQEFTDSEMLQMFLPFGNVISAKVFVDRATNQSKCFGFVSFDNPASAQTAIQAMNGFQIGMKRLKVQLKRPKDANRPY, encoded by the exons ATGAAGGAGCCCGACGCGATTAAACTCTTCATCGGACAGATTCCTCGGAACCTCGAGGAGAAAGACCTGAAGCCCATTTTCGAGCAGTTCGGCAAGATCTATGAGCTGACGGTGATAAAGGACAAGTACACGGGGATGCACAAAG GATGTGCCTTCCTGACATACTGTGCAAGGGAGTCAGCCCTGAAAGCCCAGAGTGCCCTCCATGAGCAGAAGACCCTCCCTGGG atgaaccgACCTATCCAAGTGAAGCCTGCCGACAGTGAAGGCAGAGGAG AAGACAGGAAGCTGTTTgtgggcatgctgggaaagcagCAGTCGGATGAGGACGTGCGCAAGATGTTCGAGCCCTTCGGGAGCATCGAGGAATGCACGGTGCTCAGGGGGCCCGACGGAACGAGCAAAG GCTGCGCGTTCGTGAAGTTCCAGGGCCACGCCGAGGCCCAGGCCGCCATCAACACTCTGCACGGCAGCCGCACTCTGCCG GGCGCCTCCTCCAGCTTGGTGGTGAAGTTCGCCGACACGGAGAAGGAGCGAGGCCTCCGGCGCATGCAGCAGGTGGCCTCTCAGCTGGGAATCTTCAGCCCCATGACCCTGAACTTTGGAGCTTACAACGCCTACACACAGGCT CTGGTCCAGCAGCAGGCCCTGGTTGCGCAGTCGGCGTATTTGTCTCCTGTGGCAACCGTTGCCGCGGTGCAGATGCAGCAGATGGCTGCTCTCAATGCCAACGGCATCATCGCCACACCCATTACGCCCATCACTCCCTCTTCGG GTACAAATACACCTCCTACCATCGCAGCGACACCGGTGCCGGCTCTTCCTCCACCCATCGGAGTCAATGGCTACAGCCCAGTTCCCGCTCCAGCCAACGGGCAGCCGGCATCTGAAACCCTGTACACCAATGGCGTTCATCCTTACCAAG CCCAGAGTCCGGCCGCAGCCTTGGATCCTCTTCAACAAGCGTACGCAGGAATGCAGCACTACACAG CGGCCTATCCTGCTGCCTATGGACTGGTTGGCCAACCATTCCCACAGCAACCAACCCTGGTTGCCCAGCAGCACCAACAGcctcagcaacagcagcagcgagAAG GTCCGGAGGGATGTAACATCTTCATTTACCACCTGCCTCAGGAGTTCACAGACTCCGAAATGCTACAGATGTTCCTACCCTTTGGGAATGTCATCTCTGCCAAGGTCTTCGTTGACCGTGCCACCAACCAGAGCAAGTGCTTTG GCTTTGTGAGCTTTGACAACCCGGCTAGTGCTCAGACAGCCATTCAGGCCATGAATGGCTTCCAGATTGGCATGAAGAGGCTGAAGGTGCAGCTCAAGAGACCCAAGGATGCCAACCGGCCTTACTGA